A window from Plasmodium cynomolgi strain B DNA, chromosome 7, whole genome shotgun sequence encodes these proteins:
- a CDS encoding hypothetical protein (putative), which yields MQYNLIGSRINNHYVVDPYVSMLYLKRAYRFLKLLKDNSGEVIIVGNKHREINLENYFTKIQRKEACDLSTLTNVTKKFDLLICTDLPLFYPYIKNVLIPKMLVADGTTFVRYKTYLHAFDYFIPLTNQKLDRHLHYV from the coding sequence ATGCAATACAACCTGATCGGGAGCAGAATCAACAACCACTACGTGGTGGACCCATACGTCAGCATGCTCTACTTAAAAAGAGCATACAGATTTTTGAAACTCCTAAAAGACAACAGCGGGGAGGTCATCATAGTGGGTAACAAACACAGAGAAATAAATctagaaaattattttactaaAATTCAGAGAAAGGAAGCATGTGATTTAAGTACTTTAACAAATGTAACGAAGAAGTTCGACCTGCTCATTTGCACAGACCTTCCCTTGTTCTACCCCTACATCAAGAATGTACTCATCCCAAAAATGCTGGTTGCAGACGGGACTACGTTCGTCAGGTATAAAACATATCTGCATGCCTTCGATTACTTCATCCCACTGACGAATCAGAAGCTGGATCGGCACCTGCACTACGT
- a CDS encoding hypothetical protein (putative), translating to MPNGLPRLRAFFTNWVRNGATSVKEQSVQVRQITQSARSNGRAKATAATGGTMLLISPIMFEAKHKEEENNPKTEYIFMAGKTIDFLTQKIFENEFGTSILYLSFFVAYLALLAHDNKVNLLVQKLKFKYANNMFTIGHPNYSKYLGKLRAPKKAPR from the coding sequence ATGCCAAACGGACTGCCGCGCCTGCGGGCTTTCTTCACCAATTGGGTGAGGAATGGCGCAACGAGCGTAAAGGAGCAATCCGTGCAGGTGAGGCAGATCACCCAAAGCGCAAGGAGCAACGGCAGAGCCAAGGCAACGGCAGCCACAGGAGGGACGATGCTACTAATCTCCCCTATCATGTTCGAAGCAAAGcacaaagaggaagaaaacaaccCCAAAACGGAGTACATATTCATGGCAGGAAAGACGATCGACTTTTTAactcaaaaaattttcgaaaatgaATTCGGCACCTCCATCCTTTACCTATCCTTCTTCGTTGCCTACCTGGCCCTCCTTGCACACGACAATAAGGTTAACCTCCTCGTGCAGAAACTCAAATTTAAGTACGCGAATAATATGTTTACCATTGGCCACCCcaattattcaaaatatttagGTAAGCTCAGGGCACCTAAGAAGGCACCTAGGTAG
- a CDS encoding uncharacterised trophozoite protein (putative), whose translation MIKLGNFARQLLTQGDGFKLGGWFCGSRNVCTLSVGHLSKHPYKPKTKEVIHPHMTPPEFHAPSDCFEAKTNELQQYLPSNYYRTKWIESLRAGEHLGNDYPWNLLPHWKYWRKRKYNIIYEEIPWFVSKVKGVSYYQRLNVWMVQWVEDGVHRIRRFRCAFGVLQAKLAAEQFRRNLEESGRVDNRKSERQLRMDYIQKRDERLLRKKRYSKISK comes from the coding sequence atgatcaaGCTGGGTAACTTCGCTAGGCAGCTCCTAACACAGGGAGATGGCTTCAAACTGGGGGGCTGGTTCTGTGGCAGTAGAAATGTATGTACCTTGTCGGTAGGGCATCTGTCGAAACACCCATACAAGCCGAAGACGAAGGAGGTCATCCACCCACACATGACACCACCTGAATTCCATGCCCCATCGGACTGCTTTGAAGCCAAGACGAACGAACTGCAGCAGTACCTACCAAGTAATTACTATCGAACTAAGTGGATAGAGTCCCTAAGAGCTGGTGAACACTTGGGAAATGATTATCCATGGAATTTATTACCTCATTGGAAGTActggaggaaaagaaagtataatattatatatgagGAGATTCCCTGGTTTGTGTCTAAGGTGAAGGGTGTTTCGTATTACCAGCGTTTGAATGTGTGGATGGTGCAGTGGGTGGAGGACGGGGTGCATCGTATTCGTCGCTTTCGGTGTGCGTTTGGAGTTCTTCAGGCGAAGCTAGCGGCTGAGCAGTTTAGGAGGAACTTAGAAGAGTCGGGGCGAGTGGACAATCGCAAGTCGGAGCGCCAGCTGCGCATGGATTATATTCAGAAGCGAGACGAGCGCCTGCTGCGGAAGAAGCGGTACTCCAAAATTTCAAAG